The Terriglobia bacterium genome contains the following window.
CACCGTGGCCAGGATGGCGCCGAGCATCGTCAGCTCGAACATAATAATAATGTTGGGCCACCAGGCGATGATCGGCATGCCGCCCGTCACCAGCGGCCAGAATGTTTCGGTGATAAGCGCCAGCCCCAGGCCGGTGCCCAGCCCGATGATTCCGCCGCCGGCCGCTATCCAGAACAGCCACGTCTGTTTGTAACGATGGCTGAATTCGTATTCTTCGTGAGGTTGCGATGCGATCACCGTGATGGATCGGTCCGCGACTCCGGAGCGGCGCAATTCATCGACGGCGAACTGCGCCGAGTCCGGATCCGAATAGAGACCGTAGATCGCCTTCATGGCCGGGCCCTCCACAGTGCGCGCTGCTCCTCATCCTCCGCGGCAGTGATCATATGCGGCCGGCCGTGGCCGCCGACCTTCAGTTCCCAGATCGAAATCATCGGCACCACTTTCGCGAAGAGCGCATAAAGAAGGACCATGGCCGCGAAGGTTGCGGCCGTGATCAGAATTTCGACCGGTTGCGGCCGGTACGAGCCCCAGGAGTAGGGCAGGAACTTGGTTCCCAGTGAGGGCACGACGATCAGAAAGCGTTCGAGCCACATACCGACCACGATCGTGGATGACGCGATCACGCACCCGGTTATCGTCCGCAGCTTCTTTATCGAGAGAATCGGGAAGGGAATCACGAAGTTGCAGATCACCATCGTCCAGAAAAGCGGTGAGTACGAGCCGCTCTGCGTCTCCCAGAAGACGGCCATTTCCGCCGACGAGTTGCCGTACCATACCGTGAGCCGCTCGATGAAAGTGAAGTAGCCCCAGAGCAGGGTCATCATCAACAGCAGTTTCCCGAGATTTTCGAAGTGTACCGGGTGGAGATAATCCTCGAGGTGCAGGACTTTGCGCAGCACCGCCATGGCGATGATCAGCCCCGCGATTCCGCTGAAGATCGCGCCGGCCACGAAGTAAGGGCCGAAAACCGTCGAATGCCACATCGGAACCGGCGACATCGAGAAATCGAACGACACGATGGTGTGAACCGAGATCGCCACCGGCACGATCGCGATCGCCATGATCTGCATCGCCGCTTCCAACCGGTGCCATTGTTTCGTCGTGCCCTGCCAGCCGAGAGCAAGCACGCCGTAGACTCTCTTGCGCCAGCCTGTCAACTGGTCGCGCAGCAATGCGAAATCAGGGATCGTCGGAAGATACAGGAACAGCGTGCTGCCGGTCAGGTATGTGGAAATGGCGAAGAAATCCCACGCCAGCGGCGAGCGCAGATTCGGCCAGATCTCCCGTTCGCTCGGATAGGGGATCAACCAGAAGAACAGCCACGGCCGGCCGAGATGGATGATCGGGAACATCGCGCCGATCATCAGTGCGAATACGGTAATGACTTCAGCACAGCGCGTGACGGGGCGCCGCCACGTCGCGTTGACCAGACGAAGGATGGCGGAGATGAGCGTCCCCGCGTGGCTGATGCCGATCCAGAAAACGAAGTTCGTGATGTAGAAGGCCCAGAATATCGGCCACCGGATGCCTGCAACGCCGATGCCGTACCACATCTGATAGATCCATGCCGCGCCGCCGCACAGGACAATCGTGCCAAGAAATGCGACAAGGAGGTAAAACCAGACCGTCGTCCGCTGCAACGGCCGCAGCAGATCCGCATTGATCTTTTGTTCTTCTTGAAGCGTCATCAGTACTCTTTTTTCAGATACGTCACCTTCGGCTGCGTCCCGAGGTCATCCATCAATTTCGTGCCTCTCGACGACCTCGACAGCATTGAAACCGCGCTCTCCGGATCATTCAAATCTCCGAATACCAGCGCCGATGTCGGGCACGACTGTACGCATGCCGGCTTGATTTCACCGTCGCGCAGTTCCCGGCCTTCCGCCTTTGCCTGGTCTTTTCCAGCCGAGATCCGCTGCGTGCAGAACGTGCACTTCTCCACTACCCCAACTTCCCGCACCGAGACATCCGGATTCAGCGGTAGGTCTAACGGCCTGTCCCACACCGGATTTCCGAAATTGAAGAACCTGACGTTATACGGGCACGCATTCGCGCAGTAGCGCGTGCCGATGCACCGGTTGTAAATCTGCGCGTTTAAACCTTCCTCTGAATGATGGCTCGCATATGTCGGGCACACCGGCTCACACGGCGCCGCGTCGCACTGCTGGCACATCACCGGTCGGAACTTGACGCGGACGTCAGGGAAGTCCCCTTCGTAGTACCGCTCCACGCGAATCCACGCGATGCTGCGGCCCTTTGCGGACTCCTCGGGTCCTGCGATGCGGACATTGTTTTCCGTGCGGCATGCCGTCACACAGGCTTCGCAGCCCGTGCAGCGGTCCAGATCCACCGCCATTCCCCATCGATGTGTCATTTTGTATACTCGCTGCGCGCTGCCGCGCTTGCATTCGCTCCGCTCATCTTATCTATGCATCCCCTCGGGCGGATAATCCCTCAACGATCCGGCAAACAGAACCAGCCGTCCGTCCGCGTCGGCGGCCTTTGCAATCTTCACGCGCGTCGCCGCCCATGCCAGCGACCCGGTTTCCGGCTCTTTCACGGGAGCGAGAATCTCGATCGGGTTCGCTCCGCGCCCGCTCGCGTACCGTGTGTAGTTTTCATGTCCCTGTCCGACCGGCATCGCGATGACGTCCGGCGCAATTCCCGGCGAAGGAAATGCCGGCACGCGAATCGATCCCTGGCTGGATGTGATCTCGACAAGGTCGCCCTGCCGGATTCCCATCTTGTCCGCCGTCTGCATGTTGATCTCGACCCAACTGCTCCAGATCGCGCTCGACATCGGATCGGGGAGCTCCTGAAGCAGCGGCAAATGCGCCAGCGATCCATCCAGAAACGCGATCGACGGATACGGCAGGAAGTGAAAGCCGTATTGACCGGCATCACCGTCGAATTGCGGCTCCGCATACTTCGCCGCCTGCGCCGGCGCGGGTTTTGGGAGTGGGGAGCGCCCCGCATTTCCACCCGGCTGTTCCTTCACCGCATCCTCAAACTTCTGCCACGGCATATTCAGCGGTTTCGCCAGCTTCTTTGAAACTTCGAGCAGCACATCGCCCGTCGCTCGTGTGTCGTGCAGCGGACGCATTACCGGCGGCGCCATCATCGATACCGCAGTCTTCGCCCCCGACTCGGGAGCCGATTGAACCCACGACTCCAGAAACGAGTGATCCGGCAGGATCAGGTCCGCCATCACGCTGGTTTCGTCGATGAAGTTTCCGAAGCTCACGATATACGGCACCGCCGAAATCGCTTCCTTCACTTTCCAGGCCTTCGGTGACGCGAACACCGGGTTCGCGCCATCGACGAACAAAACCTGGGCACCAGCGCCGATTTCGCCGTTCTTTGCGAAATTGGTTCCTGTCCCCAGGTTGGCCGGTTGAGGCGTGAAGTAGATTCCCCCCGCCGTCTCCACGCTTCCCACCAGGGCATTCAATGCATTGACAGCCAGCGCATTGAACAATCCGTTTGTTTGAGCGACGGCTGCGCCTGCGATGATCGCTACTGCGGGCTTTTGCCCGCTGAATTCTTTCGCGAGTCTTTCGATCCGCGCCGCCGTCACCCCGGTTTTCTTTTCCACTTCCTGCGGCGTGTGATCTGCCAGCCCCGTCATCCAGCCGTCGACAAGAGTTCCGGCGTGCCCCGCATCGGAGGCCTTTCGCGTCCCCTGCTTCATGATCGCATTCGCGATGCCGAGCGCCAGCACGCCTTCGGTTCCGGGCTTCACGGGTACCCATTCGTCCGCGTTTGCGCCGCTCTGCGACATCCGATACTCGACCTGCACGAACTTTCCGCGCATACCCGGCCGGCCCTGGCGCATTTGCCCGTATCCGACGTTCTGGGCGACGGGCGAGTTCCACGTGCCGAGGAAATCTGCGCCGAAGGAAATCACGAACTGCGATTCCGCGAGATCGAGCGTCGGCAGCTGTGCTTTGCCGAAGCTCATTTCGTTGGCGCGGCGGATGACGTCGTTTCCGAAGAATTCGAAGGCCAGCGGCGCCGCAGCCCCGAACCTGTTTGCAAACTCGGCGAGCACCGCGCCGCGCGCCCCGCGTTGCGGCCGGGTCAGGATCGCCAGCGACTTCTGGTTGCCGGCGGCGGCCAGCGCATCGAGTTTTCCGGTCAGTTCCGCCATCGCCTGATCCCAGGTGATCTCTTCGAACTTGCCGTCGCCGCGCGAGCCGGCCCGCTTTAGCGGATGCCCGAGGCGGTCCGGGTGATACGTGACTTCCATTGCCGCCTGCCCGCGGGTGCATAGCTTTCCCTGATTGATCGGATTTTGCGGGTCCCCTTCGAGCTTCTTCGCGAGGCCCATCTTCGTCACGCCGAGCTTGCCGTCGCGAATGACTTCGGCGTCGCCTTCCATGACGCGGACGGTCAGTCCGCAGCCGGCGGAGCACAGCGGGCAGATGCTGGGCTTCCAGACCGCGATTCCGGCAACCAGCCGGTCTTCGGGGATGAAACGGATCAGGTGATATTCCGGATTGCCGCAACTCGCGAGGGTTGCGCTGGTTCCGGTGAGCGCGGAGAACTTAATAAAAGAGCGGCGATTCATATTAATAATGACAGGTCAGGCAGTCGTTCGACGCGGCCTTCTGTTTATGACAACTGATACAAAAATTCATGCTGTGGTCCACTACCCGCTGCGCCACCGTCATCTGAGTCAGATCGCCGTGGCACGTCGCGCAGTCGACCTTCGCGCGGATGTGCGGCGCATGATTGAACCGCACATGGGCTTCCTGGTTGAAACCGTAGACCCGTTGCCACGGTATATCTTCTCCGCGCTTGGCATAGGCTCGCAGCGTCTGGATGCGGGAATCCTTGGGATCCCCGAGATCCTCATGACACGACATGCAGATATTCACGCTCGGAATGCCCGCGCGGGCGCCCTTCTCGGCCCCGAGATGGCAGTCCGTGCATCCGACTCCGATATCGGCCGTATGTATCTTATGAGGGAAATCGATCGGCTGCTGCGGGGTCGTTTTAATGTTTAAGAAATGCCGGACCGCCTCATTGAGGCTGGAGTGCGCCGTCGTGAACTGAGGCGCGCTCCACCGCTTTGCCATGTAAGGATCGACTGTGTTGTTCGAGTATTTCGGGACGTTCGGCTGCGCGCAACCGAAAAGGAGCATTCCCAGAAAGAGAAGGCCGATTAAACTGCGAATGCGCGTGTTCTGCGGCTCGGTAAGACTTGTCTCCACAATTGCCGATAAAAGTTCCGCTCGAGGTTTAATGATTGATCCGCCCTTTTGTTTTTATCGTTATGGGCGAAATGCGGGAACATATATTCAGTACCCGACTCGAAACCGAATCTCGGAAGGTACCACACGCCCGAGAGCGTTGCAACGACACGACACACATCAGTTCTCGTGTTACACTATCTGGGTTTGTCTTTTGTTTGTCTCCCGTCTGTTCTCGGGGCGTGGCTCAGCCTGGTAGAGCGCTTGGTTCGGGACCAAGAGGCCGGAGGTTCGAATCCTCTCGCCCCGATTTTTCCTTCAACACGCGCACGTCTTCCAACAAGAGCCGAATGTCATAGACCGCCGCTACAGGGGATCACGCGAAAAAGTACTGCGACTCGAGGACCTGCCGGATATCGAGGTCTCCCGTTGGCGGCGGGTCCGGCAACTCGAGCCCGGGGTGGGCCTTCCGCTGCTGCCCGATAAAATTCTGCAGGACCGGCTCGGAATAGAGTGCGACGAACTCCTCTCTCAGCACCCGATTCAGCAGGTCCACGTCGCAGGCATGGACGCCGTAGCTGTCGTGAACCATCGCAAAGTGACGCAGTCCCAAGGCATACAGGCGATTGACCGTCCGCATCATGTGAGCCGCGTCCATCGAGTGAACCAGGTGTGCGACGATGCCGTCCATCTGCTTCCTCACGTCGATCTTCCGTTTCTCATCCAGCTGGTGGATCTTGATCATGGCATCCGCCGTAGCCAGGCGCACCTCTCTCGGTACGCGGTTTTCATGGATGACGACAAAACCCGCGGGGGTGACCCAGCTCATCCCGCGGTTCGCCTTCGCGATAATGCCGGCCACGTCGCGAAGCCATTCCATGATGCGGCTCGCCTCCACCACGACTTCGGGAATGCACTCCACCAGTAACTTCGCCAGATACATCGCGCAGTTCTCCGGAACGTTTTCGCACAAATCTTCGAAAATCCTGCGGAGGGTAGCGCCGTAAGGAATCGTCATCGTCGCAGGCTTGGCAAGTTTGCGATTCATGATGGCCAGCAGTTGCCGGGCGAACTCGGCGTTTGGTCCTCTTCCCGCGGCATCGATTGCCATCCGCCCGCAAGCCAGGTCCGATACCTGTTGGTAGATATCCTGCGGCTCTTCAAAAGGCATCAGATTCGTCGCCCGTCCTCCGATCGGATCCAGGCCCATCGCGCTGAGATGCTGATAGCCGTTGCATGAGCCGTCCATACTGATCGGCAGATGCGAGATCATCTCCGGCCCTTCCTCTTTGTAGCGTTTCCACTCGAGGCATGCGCGCAGAAACAGCCACGGGTGGTCGGCCTCCGTCCAGAAGCGATGGGACCGAAGAGGATTGGAGGCGAAGTCCAGAATCTCCGCTTCGTTTTCCCGAACCCAGTCGAGCAGCGTCTTGAAGGAGACCTTCTTGCCTTTCCAATAACAGTTGGCGAGGTGGATACCCAGCCAGTAAGCGCCGCGTTCGCCCAGTGGCTTGCCGTCGGCGTACTCGAGCAGCGCCCGTCCGGCGTCGTCGGACTGTGGATGCATCGTTGGCGGCACAGGGTAGGCACGTCCGCGGTGATCCACCTGCCATGGAAAGTAGAACCGTTCGTCTGGAATGAGCCGCACGGCCTGAGCAAAGCGGAACGCGATGGTTTTTTCGAGCCCTTTTCGTTGTTCCTCTTTCTTCAATGGGAAAAAGGGGAGGCCGGCAGCCCGCGCCTCCTGCTGGAGTTGAAAGATAGTCCCATGAATCCGGTAAGGTGTGTTTTGCATCGCGTTGATGGCCGCGTACACCTGGGACAGGTCTGCCTTTTCGAGATGTTTTTGCGCTTTTTTGCCGGCCTGACGTTTGCAAAACGTCATCGGAATCGTCAGATAGCCGCCGTCCGAAAGCGACGTCCACGGGCGAGGCTCAACGATCATCGCGACATAAATCGGACTGAACAAGTCCAGCGCCTCCGGCGTCTGTTCGGCGATCCAGGCTTCGGCAAATTCCGTCAGCCCGATAGATCGCATTGTCGTTAAGTTTTCGCCGGAACCTTCGAGGCCGCTTTTCAATTCGAAGATCGGCTTACCCTCGAAAACGGCAAATCGGCGGGCCAACGAGACCAGTTTTTCGCCCAGATGATGAGCCCGATTATTGCTTGCCCAGTCGTATGGATCATCGACCAGTGCAGCCCATTCTGCCGCGCGTTTTGCCGCGTTACGGCTCAGGTTGCGGCCCCTCAATAGCCCGGCAACATCCATCGCCCGTTGATTCGCCAGATCGGAGAATCTTTCGATCCGGCAACGCTGGCCGATGTCGTAGGCGATCGGAGTGATGCGCGCAGGAAGGCAAGTCTCATACTCGGTTCGAGTGATCATGTTGAATAGCGTGCCGATTGTGATCAGCGCCATTTGTTCCGCGCTGAGAGACAAAATCGCCAGTCCCCAGGCAGGAAGGGTTTTCTTCGATGTCTTGAGGATCTCCTGTTCGGCGCGGATCGCATCCGCAAGCGACATCAGCACGATCGCCAGCAAATTCCGGTACGGTTTAGTGTCGGTCGCCTCCTGAAATTCCGTGTTCCGGCACCATCGAACGCAGCCGTCGCGCACGGAATCCTGCTCGATCTGACGTTGTCGCTCCCTTTTTTCCATAACTAGCCTTTCGTGTTTGGATGTCGCTGATTATCAGCCAGTTATGGTTTGGAGTCACACCCTTTTTGCGCCTTAGGAAGAGAGAGCGCTGATTTTTAAGGCAATTTCGATTCCAAATTCAAATTTCAAATTTCAGAAAGAGGTGTACCCATGTCCACAAATGAACCCAACACGACGGCTTCCACGCCGTCAACCCCGGCTGCGGCCACAACGTCGGCAACAACGACGTCCACTCCGCCGCCGGCGCCCACAACCAAGAAGCCCGCATCGCTCAGGGCGATCAAGGGCTTCGGAACGCTCGATCCGAACACGCTGGCCAATACGGCGCATCTGGTGGCGAAGGGAATCGGTGGTAATCCGATGTATTTCCCGAACCCGCCGATCGACCCGAATGCGCTGGATGAGTCGGGCAACACATTGACTGAAGCGGTCATCGCCGCCATGGATGGTGGTAAGACTGCGAAGGCAG
Protein-coding sequences here:
- a CDS encoding molybdopterin-dependent oxidoreductase, encoding MNRRSFIKFSALTGTSATLASCGNPEYHLIRFIPEDRLVAGIAVWKPSICPLCSAGCGLTVRVMEGDAEVIRDGKLGVTKMGLAKKLEGDPQNPINQGKLCTRGQAAMEVTYHPDRLGHPLKRAGSRGDGKFEEITWDQAMAELTGKLDALAAAGNQKSLAILTRPQRGARGAVLAEFANRFGAAAPLAFEFFGNDVIRRANEMSFGKAQLPTLDLAESQFVISFGADFLGTWNSPVAQNVGYGQMRQGRPGMRGKFVQVEYRMSQSGANADEWVPVKPGTEGVLALGIANAIMKQGTRKASDAGHAGTLVDGWMTGLADHTPQEVEKKTGVTAARIERLAKEFSGQKPAVAIIAGAAVAQTNGLFNALAVNALNALVGSVETAGGIYFTPQPANLGTGTNFAKNGEIGAGAQVLFVDGANPVFASPKAWKVKEAISAVPYIVSFGNFIDETSVMADLILPDHSFLESWVQSAPESGAKTAVSMMAPPVMRPLHDTRATGDVLLEVSKKLAKPLNMPWQKFEDAVKEQPGGNAGRSPLPKPAPAQAAKYAEPQFDGDAGQYGFHFLPYPSIAFLDGSLAHLPLLQELPDPMSSAIWSSWVEINMQTADKMGIRQGDLVEITSSQGSIRVPAFPSPGIAPDVIAMPVGQGHENYTRYASGRGANPIEILAPVKEPETGSLAWAATRVKIAKAADADGRLVLFAGSLRDYPPEGMHR
- a CDS encoding cytochrome c3 family protein, translated to METSLTEPQNTRIRSLIGLLFLGMLLFGCAQPNVPKYSNNTVDPYMAKRWSAPQFTTAHSSLNEAVRHFLNIKTTPQQPIDFPHKIHTADIGVGCTDCHLGAEKGARAGIPSVNICMSCHEDLGDPKDSRIQTLRAYAKRGEDIPWQRVYGFNQEAHVRFNHAPHIRAKVDCATCHGDLTQMTVAQRVVDHSMNFCISCHKQKAASNDCLTCHY
- the nrfD gene encoding NrfD/PsrC family molybdoenzyme membrane anchor subunit — translated: MTLQEEQKINADLLRPLQRTTVWFYLLVAFLGTIVLCGGAAWIYQMWYGIGVAGIRWPIFWAFYITNFVFWIGISHAGTLISAILRLVNATWRRPVTRCAEVITVFALMIGAMFPIIHLGRPWLFFWLIPYPSEREIWPNLRSPLAWDFFAISTYLTGSTLFLYLPTIPDFALLRDQLTGWRKRVYGVLALGWQGTTKQWHRLEAAMQIMAIAIVPVAISVHTIVSFDFSMSPVPMWHSTVFGPYFVAGAIFSGIAGLIIAMAVLRKVLHLEDYLHPVHFENLGKLLLMMTLLWGYFTFIERLTVWYGNSSAEMAVFWETQSGSYSPLFWTMVICNFVIPFPILSIKKLRTITGCVIASSTIVVGMWLERFLIVVPSLGTKFLPYSWGSYRPQPVEILITAATFAAMVLLYALFAKVVPMISIWELKVGGHGRPHMITAAEDEEQRALWRARP
- a CDS encoding DNA-directed RNA polymerase, which translates into the protein MEKRERQRQIEQDSVRDGCVRWCRNTEFQEATDTKPYRNLLAIVLMSLADAIRAEQEILKTSKKTLPAWGLAILSLSAEQMALITIGTLFNMITRTEYETCLPARITPIAYDIGQRCRIERFSDLANQRAMDVAGLLRGRNLSRNAAKRAAEWAALVDDPYDWASNNRAHHLGEKLVSLARRFAVFEGKPIFELKSGLEGSGENLTTMRSIGLTEFAEAWIAEQTPEALDLFSPIYVAMIVEPRPWTSLSDGGYLTIPMTFCKRQAGKKAQKHLEKADLSQVYAAINAMQNTPYRIHGTIFQLQQEARAAGLPFFPLKKEEQRKGLEKTIAFRFAQAVRLIPDERFYFPWQVDHRGRAYPVPPTMHPQSDDAGRALLEYADGKPLGERGAYWLGIHLANCYWKGKKVSFKTLLDWVRENEAEILDFASNPLRSHRFWTEADHPWLFLRACLEWKRYKEEGPEMISHLPISMDGSCNGYQHLSAMGLDPIGGRATNLMPFEEPQDIYQQVSDLACGRMAIDAAGRGPNAEFARQLLAIMNRKLAKPATMTIPYGATLRRIFEDLCENVPENCAMYLAKLLVECIPEVVVEASRIMEWLRDVAGIIAKANRGMSWVTPAGFVVIHENRVPREVRLATADAMIKIHQLDEKRKIDVRKQMDGIVAHLVHSMDAAHMMRTVNRLYALGLRHFAMVHDSYGVHACDVDLLNRVLREEFVALYSEPVLQNFIGQQRKAHPGLELPDPPPTGDLDIRQVLESQYFFA
- a CDS encoding quinol:electron acceptor oxidoreductase subunit ActD, producing MKAIYGLYSDPDSAQFAVDELRRSGVADRSITVIASQPHEEYEFSHRYKQTWLFWIAAGGGIIGLGTGLGLALITETFWPLVTGGMPIIAWWPNIIIMFELTMLGAILATVVSLLIMTKLPTVESRVYDVAVSQGKILVAVEHPANADAVESTFKTTNVDTIKRN
- a CDS encoding 4Fe-4S dicluster domain-containing protein, translating into MTHRWGMAVDLDRCTGCEACVTACRTENNVRIAGPEESAKGRSIAWIRVERYYEGDFPDVRVKFRPVMCQQCDAAPCEPVCPTYASHHSEEGLNAQIYNRCIGTRYCANACPYNVRFFNFGNPVWDRPLDLPLNPDVSVREVGVVEKCTFCTQRISAGKDQAKAEGRELRDGEIKPACVQSCPTSALVFGDLNDPESAVSMLSRSSRGTKLMDDLGTQPKVTYLKKEY